The Linepithema humile isolate Giens D197 chromosome 2, Lhum_UNIL_v1.0, whole genome shotgun sequence genome has a segment encoding these proteins:
- the LOC105679981 gene encoding diacylglycerol kinase theta isoform X2: protein MASVSAETPASHGHSFSKKTFHKPTYCHSCTDMLWGLIQQGYICEVCNFVVHDRCLKAVVSPCSSIAASLIKNPVAHCWSEQVHRKRKFCNVCRKRLDDNLSVHCEICEYFVHVECQDFAVADCKENATYLPGKDLSAVKHTHHWREGNLPSNSKCALCKKSCFSTECLSGFRCEWCGITLHAYCYKNIPQECTFGNLEPIYLPPHAVSIPRTEVPMEAIIGVQVRRKEVLAREYSCHNIGEQFDFAESEQNGAAGRLAEALRRLSLVLPRSCHGNCHASPPYVRARSISEEFNTDARYRDNGEPVQGTAHGRDPRSPKEKEEKEREMIKVYDGNNSLRRRIFRVISVPRQATTEQVLTSALRAFHITKDPTDFYLTDLYASDETELCDPTPILNLNRKEGKRPAVFLRFKNKDSGEVRVYPGKLQISESFCIVPVTEATTVADSINEALEKFGLQNFNCDDYRCSEILLDRGVTERVLSWDERPWDIVKQLGKDSIRQMELMRFYLQLKQDPHGPNLALFVGNLPPNLSERSYENMLTEFLGKENRFSSIGPIYYEYGSMVIIYEDSNKAVRALYALRESKYEDKHLLVMLLPSIEPSMVPAGVQPLLVFVNVKSGGCQGLQLISSFRKLLNPYQVFDLDNGGPLPGLYVFRHIKDYKILVCGGDGTIGWVLQCLDNVGQDSECSSPACAIVPLGTGNDLARVLCWGSGYTGDEDPLNLLRDVIDAEEIILDRWTVVFHTEEKEQTQVVCNAAGAGSTSEDNTQIYVMNNYFGIGVDADLCLDFHNAREENPNKFKSRLRNKGVYVTMGLRKMVKRKPCKDLHREIRLEVDGKVVELPQVEGIIILNILSWGSGANPWGADTKEDQFYTPNHWDGMLEVVGVTGVIHLGQIQSGLRTAMRIAQGGHIKIHTYSDLPVQVDGEPWIQSPGDIVVLKSALKATMLKKTKGKMKRRNTESSMQLSLQAAPSSDPDEDIF from the exons ATGGCGTCGGTCTCGGCCGAGACTCCAGCCAGCCATGGGCACAGCTTCAGTAAGAAAACGTTTCACAAGCCGACGTACTGCCATAGCTGCACAGACATGCTCTGGGGCCTCATACAGCAGGGGTACATCTGCGAAG TGTGTAACTTCGTGGTGCACGACCGCTGTCTCAAGGCCGTCGTCTCTCCCTGCTCCAGCATCGCGGCAAGCCTGATTAAG AACCCGGTTGCACACTGTTGGTCTGAACAAGTACAccgtaaaagaaaattctgCAATGTCTGTCGGAAACGATTGGATGATAATCTATCCGTACACTGTGAAA tATGCGAGTACTTCGTACACGTAGAATGCCAAGACTTCGCAGTGGCAGACTGTAAGGAGAATGCCACATATTTACCTGGGAAGGACCTGTCAGCGGTGAAACACACTCATCATTGGCGGGAAGGCAATCTTCCAAGCAACTCGAAATGTGCCCTGTGCAAGAAGAGTTGTTTTTCTACCGAGTGCCTTTCTGGGTTTCGTTGCGAATGGTGCGGCATAACG TTGCACGCGTATTGTTACAAGAATATTCCCCAAGAATGCACCTTTGGTAACTTGGAACCAATTTACCTGCCGCCACATGCAGTTAGTATTCCGCGTACCGAAGTTCCCATGGAAGCCATCATCGGAGTACAAGTGCGTCGTAAAGAAGTGCTGGCGCGTGAGTATTCTTGCC ATAACATCGGAGAGCAATTCGATTTCGCTGAGAGTGAACAAAATGGGGCTGCAGGCCGCCTAGCCGAAGCTTTGAGGCGCCTTTCGCTAGTTTTGCCACGTAGCTGCCATGGAAATTGTCATGCTTCCCCTCCTTATGTTCGAG CGCGGAGCATATCAGAAGAATTTAATACGGATGCAAGGTATCGTGACAATGGAGAACCGGTACAAGGTACAGCGCATGGCCGTGATCCGCGTTCTCctaaagagaaagaagaaaaagaaagag AGATGATCAAGGTGTATGATGGCAACAACTCCTTGAGGCGACGAATATTTCGGGTAATCTCGGTGCCCAGGCAGGCTACAACGGAGCAGGTTCTCACGTCGGCACTGCGTGCATTTCACATCACAAAAGATCCTA CCGATTTTTACTTAACCGACTTGTATGCCTCGGATGAAACTGAGCTGTGCGACCCGACGCCcatcttaaatttaaatcgcAAAGAAGGCAAACGTCCGGCAGTCTTCTTACGATTTAA AAATAAAGACAGCGGCGAGGTGCGGGTTTATCCAggcaaattgcaaatatcagAGTCATTCTGTATAGTACCTGTCACCGAAGCAACAACCGTCGCAGACTCAATAAACGAGGCACTGGAGAAATTTggtttacaaaattttaattgcgatgATTATAGATGCAGTGAAATTCTTTTGGATCGTGGTG TGACGGAGAGGGTTTTGTCGTGGGACGAAAGACCGTGGGATATTGTAAAACAGCTGGGAAAAGATTCTATCAGGCAAATGGAGCTGATGCGGTTCTATCTACAGTTGAAGCAGGACCCTCATGGACCTAACTTGGCTTTATTCGTGGGGAATCTACCGCCAAATCTTTCTGAAAGAAGCTACGAGAACATGTTAACGGAATTTTTAGGCAAAG aAAATAGATTCTCATCGATTGGCccaatttattatgaatatggTTCGATGGTCATCATTTATGAAGATTCAAACAAAGCAGTCAGAGCGTTATATGCGTTACGAGAGTCGAAATACGAAGACAAACATCTTTTag TAATGCTCCTGCCGAGTATCGAGCCGAGTATGGTACCAGCGGGCGTCCAACCGTTGCTTGTGTTCGTCAATGTGAAATCTGGCGGCTGTCAAGGGCTCCAACTAATTTCTAGTTTTCGTAAACTGTTAAATCCTTATCAAGTGTTTGATCTAGATAATGGCGGACCTCTGCCAGG ACTTTACGTTTTTCGTCACATAAAGGATTACAAGATATTAGTTTGCGGTGGTGATGGAACAATAGGCTGGGTGTTACAATGTTTAGATAATGTGGGTCAGGACAGCGAGTGCTCTTCTCCCGCATGCGCTATTGTACCTTTGGGGACGGGAAACGACCTTGCTCGTGTACTATGTTGGGGTTCAGGATATACGGGCGACGAGGATCCGCTGAATTTATTACGAGACGTTATCGACGCGGAAGAAATAATATTGGACAGGTGGACCGTAGTTTTTCATACAGAAGAGAAGGAACAAACTCAAGTGGTTTGTAACGCTGCAG GAGCTGGTTCAACTAGCGAAGACAATACgcaaatatatgtaatgaataattattttggcaTCGGCGTCGACGCAGACCTATGTCTGGACTTTCACAACGCGAGGGAGGAAAATCCAAACAAGTTCAAGAGCAGATTGCGAAATAAAGGCGTATACGTGACGATGGGCTTGCGTAAAATGGTCAAGCGTAAACCGTGCAAGGACTTACACAGAGAAATTCGGTTAGAAGTAGACGGCAAAGTGGTCGAGTTGCCGCAAGTGGAGGGAATAattattctgaatattttaaG TTGGGGCTCCGGTGCTAATCCTTGGGGCGCGGATACGAAAGAAGATCAATTTTATACACCAAATCATTGGGACGGTATGTTAGAAGTTGTAGGAGTCACAGGTGTTATACATCTCGGGCAAATACAGTCGGGTCTACGGACGGCTATGAGGATAGCACAG
- the LOC105679981 gene encoding diacylglycerol kinase theta isoform X8, giving the protein MASVSAETPASHGHSFSKKTFHKPTYCHSCTDMLWGLIQQGYICEVCNFVVHDRCLKAVVSPCSSIAASLIKNPVAHCWSEQVHRKRKFCNVCRKRLDDNLSVHCEICEYFVHVECQDFAVADCKENATYLPGKDLSAVKHTHHWREGNLPSNSKCALCKKSCFSTECLSGFRCEWCGITLHAYCYKNIPQECTFGNLEPIYLPPHAVSIPRTEVPMEAIIGVQVRRKEVLAPRSISEEFNTDARYRDNGEPVQGTAHGRDPRSPKEKEEKEREMIKVYDGNNSLRRRIFRVISVPRQATTEQVLTSALRAFHITKDPTDFYLTDLYASDETELCDPTPILNLNRKEGKRPAVFLRFKNKDSGEVRVYPGKLQISESFCIVPVTEATTVADSINEALEKFGLQNFNCDDYRCSEILLDRGVTERVLSWDERPWDIVKQLGKDSIRQMELMRFYLQLKQDPHGPNLALFVGNLPPNLSERSYENMLTEFLGKENRFSSIGPIYYEYGSMVIIYEDSNKAVRALYALRESKYEDKHLLVMLLPSIEPSMVPAGVQPLLVFVNVKSGGCQGLQLISSFRKLLNPYQVFDLDNGGPLPGLYVFRHIKDYKILVCGGDGTIGWVLQCLDNVGQDSECSSPACAIVPLGTGNDLARVLCWGSGYTGDEDPLNLLRDVIDAEEIILDRWTVVFHTEEKEQTQVVCNAAGAGSTSEDNTQIYVMNNYFGIGVDADLCLDFHNAREENPNKFKSRLRNKGVYVTMGLRKMVKRKPCKDLHREIRLEVDGKVVELPQVEGIIILNILSWGSGANPWGADTKEDQFYTPNHWDGMLEVVGVTGVIHLGQIQSGLRTAMRIAQGGHIKIHTYSDLPVQVDGEPWIQSPGDIVVLKSALKATMLKKTKGKMKRRNTESSMQLSLQAAPSSDPDEDIF; this is encoded by the exons ATGGCGTCGGTCTCGGCCGAGACTCCAGCCAGCCATGGGCACAGCTTCAGTAAGAAAACGTTTCACAAGCCGACGTACTGCCATAGCTGCACAGACATGCTCTGGGGCCTCATACAGCAGGGGTACATCTGCGAAG TGTGTAACTTCGTGGTGCACGACCGCTGTCTCAAGGCCGTCGTCTCTCCCTGCTCCAGCATCGCGGCAAGCCTGATTAAG AACCCGGTTGCACACTGTTGGTCTGAACAAGTACAccgtaaaagaaaattctgCAATGTCTGTCGGAAACGATTGGATGATAATCTATCCGTACACTGTGAAA tATGCGAGTACTTCGTACACGTAGAATGCCAAGACTTCGCAGTGGCAGACTGTAAGGAGAATGCCACATATTTACCTGGGAAGGACCTGTCAGCGGTGAAACACACTCATCATTGGCGGGAAGGCAATCTTCCAAGCAACTCGAAATGTGCCCTGTGCAAGAAGAGTTGTTTTTCTACCGAGTGCCTTTCTGGGTTTCGTTGCGAATGGTGCGGCATAACG TTGCACGCGTATTGTTACAAGAATATTCCCCAAGAATGCACCTTTGGTAACTTGGAACCAATTTACCTGCCGCCACATGCAGTTAGTATTCCGCGTACCGAAGTTCCCATGGAAGCCATCATCGGAGTACAAGTGCGTCGTAAAGAAGTGCTGGCGC CGCGGAGCATATCAGAAGAATTTAATACGGATGCAAGGTATCGTGACAATGGAGAACCGGTACAAGGTACAGCGCATGGCCGTGATCCGCGTTCTCctaaagagaaagaagaaaaagaaagag AGATGATCAAGGTGTATGATGGCAACAACTCCTTGAGGCGACGAATATTTCGGGTAATCTCGGTGCCCAGGCAGGCTACAACGGAGCAGGTTCTCACGTCGGCACTGCGTGCATTTCACATCACAAAAGATCCTA CCGATTTTTACTTAACCGACTTGTATGCCTCGGATGAAACTGAGCTGTGCGACCCGACGCCcatcttaaatttaaatcgcAAAGAAGGCAAACGTCCGGCAGTCTTCTTACGATTTAA AAATAAAGACAGCGGCGAGGTGCGGGTTTATCCAggcaaattgcaaatatcagAGTCATTCTGTATAGTACCTGTCACCGAAGCAACAACCGTCGCAGACTCAATAAACGAGGCACTGGAGAAATTTggtttacaaaattttaattgcgatgATTATAGATGCAGTGAAATTCTTTTGGATCGTGGTG TGACGGAGAGGGTTTTGTCGTGGGACGAAAGACCGTGGGATATTGTAAAACAGCTGGGAAAAGATTCTATCAGGCAAATGGAGCTGATGCGGTTCTATCTACAGTTGAAGCAGGACCCTCATGGACCTAACTTGGCTTTATTCGTGGGGAATCTACCGCCAAATCTTTCTGAAAGAAGCTACGAGAACATGTTAACGGAATTTTTAGGCAAAG aAAATAGATTCTCATCGATTGGCccaatttattatgaatatggTTCGATGGTCATCATTTATGAAGATTCAAACAAAGCAGTCAGAGCGTTATATGCGTTACGAGAGTCGAAATACGAAGACAAACATCTTTTag TAATGCTCCTGCCGAGTATCGAGCCGAGTATGGTACCAGCGGGCGTCCAACCGTTGCTTGTGTTCGTCAATGTGAAATCTGGCGGCTGTCAAGGGCTCCAACTAATTTCTAGTTTTCGTAAACTGTTAAATCCTTATCAAGTGTTTGATCTAGATAATGGCGGACCTCTGCCAGG ACTTTACGTTTTTCGTCACATAAAGGATTACAAGATATTAGTTTGCGGTGGTGATGGAACAATAGGCTGGGTGTTACAATGTTTAGATAATGTGGGTCAGGACAGCGAGTGCTCTTCTCCCGCATGCGCTATTGTACCTTTGGGGACGGGAAACGACCTTGCTCGTGTACTATGTTGGGGTTCAGGATATACGGGCGACGAGGATCCGCTGAATTTATTACGAGACGTTATCGACGCGGAAGAAATAATATTGGACAGGTGGACCGTAGTTTTTCATACAGAAGAGAAGGAACAAACTCAAGTGGTTTGTAACGCTGCAG GAGCTGGTTCAACTAGCGAAGACAATACgcaaatatatgtaatgaataattattttggcaTCGGCGTCGACGCAGACCTATGTCTGGACTTTCACAACGCGAGGGAGGAAAATCCAAACAAGTTCAAGAGCAGATTGCGAAATAAAGGCGTATACGTGACGATGGGCTTGCGTAAAATGGTCAAGCGTAAACCGTGCAAGGACTTACACAGAGAAATTCGGTTAGAAGTAGACGGCAAAGTGGTCGAGTTGCCGCAAGTGGAGGGAATAattattctgaatattttaaG TTGGGGCTCCGGTGCTAATCCTTGGGGCGCGGATACGAAAGAAGATCAATTTTATACACCAAATCATTGGGACGGTATGTTAGAAGTTGTAGGAGTCACAGGTGTTATACATCTCGGGCAAATACAGTCGGGTCTACGGACGGCTATGAGGATAGCACAG